One Onthophagus taurus isolate NC chromosome 11, IU_Otau_3.0, whole genome shotgun sequence genomic window carries:
- the LOC139432129 gene encoding uncharacterized protein, whose protein sequence is MFGIPLVNGLKDSNLPLEIVEKLHDEDDIYRLENSVGRNIEQVVSEKSDSEFQNSDGGNEKDVQESFPINYSKNDDVEEELLRNNEIQLKSINQHRSHSIACLKKQATEMLQQSCSKFPKIEIGQNVLVKIPDVDRGRLAPRNILAVVLSEKNDLYQLGTSTVVFGKLYAKNEFRPSQTNSLTSSDVPIENKLSLRTVTAKESNSSQGFVRCNCRKQCSNKKCKCLLKNLKCNSKCHSSTSCRNK, encoded by the exons ATGTTTGGCATTCCACTTGTTAATGGCTTAAAAGATTCAAATCTTCCGCTTGAAATTGTAGAGAAGTTACACGATGAGGACGACATTTATAGATTAGAAAACAGTGTTGGTAGAAACATAGAACAGGTAGTATCTGAAAAATCAGATTCAGAATTTCAAAACAGTGATGGAGGAAATGAAAAAGATGTACAAGAAAGCTTTCCtataaattattccaaaaatgaTGATGTTGAGGAAGAATTGTTGAG GAACAACGAAAtccaattaaaatcaataaatcaaCATCGATCTCATAGTATTGCATGTTTAAAAAAGCAAGCAACAGAAATGTTACAGCAAAGTTGTTCCAAAttcccaaaaattgaaattgggCAGAACGTTTTAGTTAAGATTCCTGATGTCGACAGAGGACGCTTAGCTCCTCGTAACATTTTGGCTGTTGTATTGTCCgagaaaaatgatttataccaACTTGGTACATCAACTGTCGTCTTCGGAAAACTATATGCAAAGAATGAGTTCCGG CCTTCTCAAACGAACTCATTGACATCTTCAGATGTACCCATTGAAAATAAACTCAGTTTGCGAACGGTGACGGCAAAAGAATCAAATTCTTCCCAGGGGTTTGTAAGATGCAACTGTCGTAAACAGTGCAGTAATAAAAAGTGCAAATGCTTATTAAAGAACTTGAAATGTAACAGTAAATGTCATTCAAGTACTTCATGTCgcaataagtaa
- the LOC139432198 gene encoding transient receptor potential cation channel protein painless-like, which yields MSKLSLRDSFFKRNIIPHTQNPPKTDLLLEAVKKNDITKIQELIAAEPSLINSVYPYPHYNTILYIAISDVKIAKVVKEETVQILIKLGADLFYSTYEDDYKQAIHYAAIGQNHSILKMIIEKLQEIDPNRIHDTTCNDETALSVLIKNSSPENDFKFKECLELLLTLTDIDVNFPDKKNQTPIKIAAKKRNKIAVTTLLDSKKTICIDDKAVTSNIENKQLYDKDLSECNIKYVTPSNIYYYLINNDEQWIINNDDKIETNEIRSSTVLQTACEHNLQRIVKYLLDKNDFIKSNAYKDTTQKNKKQPIEIAALNGFWEIFELLLSCYKLHDIPENVMSFTSAHTNSRIVSHLLSKESINLTNKNNKTNFLHTNQNTNTQKYFLRIQDVSPKTLERYFDDCITAKNAPCDNDNVIFNFNYSNIMPPNEKNNEFVSEMNMIKELIDIKDLRYLLKHPLISTFLLLRWHKINLFYYINTLFYFFFLVTLLLYIYLDQIIEVYQIPKKVIYVVLLICWAIFLIKEIPQVFISKQKYFENFENYVQIGLILTVGIIIVIPYKSLDIIDEDDGDFFNTIVAMAILLSALELLFTFGQDPRFSVFTRIFRSVSYNFFKLLLWSMILLVAFVLSFNKLFTNTKSNILGTCNNDNGSGAPNFLSSFLKIIIMLIGELDASNLDLCSDSHKLFLLIFIFVVPIILLSLLNSLAVSDTQKIKYEAEVFSYVQMVEGIIYIEDVLIRNIFLKTVNLLFKRNSLHKRIVNRICLFSNAPHKLKLYINMSDRRTVKLETNYTNAKKGFCKKLLENVYLDQKTILRLKTIWDKKKDMKDKDINYYVEQINNLKNTICEIEDFLQKYI from the coding sequence ATGAGTAAACTGAGTTTACGGGACagtttctttaaaagaaatattattccACATACTCAGAACCCACCAAAAACAGATTTGCTACTAGAGgcagttaaaaaaaatgatataaccAAAATACAAGAATTAATTGCTGCCGAACCAAGTTTAATCAACAGTGTTTATCCTTATCCGCATTACAACACTATTCTTTATATAGCCATAAGCGATGTAAAGATCGCTAAGGTTGTAAAAGAAGAAACGGtccaaatattaatcaaattggGAGCGGATCTTTTTTATAGCACCTACGAAGATGATTATAAGCAAGCAATTCATTACGCTGCAATTGGCCAAAATCATTCAATTTTAAAGATGATTATCGAAAAGTTACAAGAAATTGATCCGAATCGAATTCACGACACCACTTGCAATGATGAAACCGCTTTAAGtgtattaataaagaattcatCTCCAGAAAATGActtcaaatttaaagaatgtttagagttattattaacattaactGATATCGATGTTAATTTTcctgacaaaaaaaatcaaacaccGATTAAGATTGCCGCcaaaaagagaaataaaatagCCGTTACGACTTTattagattcaaaaaaaacCATTTGCATCGACGATAAAGCTGTGACAAgtaatatagaaaataagcAATTATACGACAAAGATTTATCTGAGTGTAACATAAAATATGTTACCCCAtctaacatttattattatttaataaataatgatgaaCAGTGGATAATTAACAATGACGACAAAATCGAAACCAACGAAATTAGATCATCGACTGTTTTACAAACAGCATGCGAGCACAACTTGCAACGTATCGTTAAATACCTATTggataaaaacgattttataaaatccaatGCTTATAAGGACAcaactcaaaaaaataaaaaacaacctATAGAAATTGCAGCATTGAACggattttgggaaattttcgaGCTTCTTCTATCATGCTATAAACTGCATGACATTCCTGAAAACGTCATGTCTTTCACATCGGCACACACAAATTCACGCATCGTTTCCCATCTATTAAGCAAGGAATCTATTAATTTgacgaataaaaataataaaaccaatTTTCTACATACAAACCAAAATACGAATACccagaaatattttcttcgtaTTCAAGATGTATCCCCGAAGACTTTAGAgagatatttcgatgattgcATCACAGCTAAAAACGCACCTTGCGATAACGAtaacgttatatttaattttaattatagcaatATAATGCCACCAAATGAAAAGAACAATGAGTTTGTGTCGGAAATGAACATGATAAAAGAATTGATTGATATTAAGGATCTTAGGTACCTTTTAAAACATCCTTTAATTTCGacttttttgcttttaagATGGCACAAAATcaatctattttattatattaacactttattttatttctttttcctgGTGACGTTATTGCTATATATTTATCTGGATCAAATCATCGAAGTATACCAAATTCCAAAGAAAGTAATTTATGTGGTATTACTAATTTGTTgggcaatttttttaataaaagaaataccTCAAGTTTTTATAtcgaaacaaaaatatttcgaaaattttgaaaattatgttCAAATAGGATTAATTCTTACGGTTGGAATTATTATTGTGATTCCTTACAAATCGCTGGATATTATAGACGAGGATGACGGTGATTTCTTTAATACAATTGTAGCAATGGCAATTTTATTATCCGCGTTAGAATTATTGTTTACATTTGGTCAAGATCCGCGTTTCTCTGTATTCACTCGCATTTTTAGAAGTGtttcttacaatttttttaaattacttttatggAGCATGATTTTGTTGGTAGCTTTTGTACTAAGTTTCAATAAGCTTTTCACCAATACTAAAAGCAATATTTTAGGTACTTGTAATAACGATAACGGAAGCGGGGCGCCAAATTTTCTGTCATCATTTCTCAAAATCATAATTATGTTAATTGGTGAATTGGACGCGAGTAATTTAGATCTCTGCTCTGATTCGCacaaactatttttattaatttttattttcgttgtACCCATCATTCTGTTAAGTCTTTTGAACAGTTTGGCTGTTAGCGATacgcaaaaaattaaatacgaagCGGAAGTCTTCAGCTACGTTCAAATGGTTGAAGGTATCATTTATATCGAAGATGTATTGATTAggaatattttcttaaaaactgtTAATCTCTTATTTAAACGAAATAGCTTACATAAACGGATAGTGAACcgaatttgtttattttccaatGCTcctcataaattaaaattatatataaatatgagCGATAGACGCACAGTTAAACTGGAAACCAATTACACCAATGCCAAAAAAGGTTTCTGTAAGAAACTATTAGAGAATGTTTATTTAGATCAAAAGACTATTTTAAGACTTAAAACGATTTGGGATAAGAAAAAGGATATGAAAGATAAAGATATTAATTACTATGTTGAACAAATTAATAACCTTAAGAATACTATATGtgaaattgaagattttttacaaaaatatatctgA